A part of Arachis hypogaea cultivar Tifrunner chromosome 12, arahy.Tifrunner.gnm2.J5K5, whole genome shotgun sequence genomic DNA contains:
- the LOC112728334 gene encoding pentatricopeptide repeat-containing protein At4g04370 — MYAFKPKIPYSLLLKFTAYRTVKIRWLILLPPPPPPPSATDTHSFNGHINYLSSQGSDHQILLTYASMLHSQVPSDPFTFPALLKACSSLNLFSLGLLLHQRIVLLGFSRDSYIASSLITFYVKFGFPDVARKVFDFMPQRNVVPWTTIIGCYSHGGRVLEAFSLFGEMCCQEIRPTSVTLLSLLSGISEIAQVQCLHGCAVSHGFMVDMTLSNSLLNVYGKCGSIEDSRKLFDYMEQRDLVSWNSLISAYAQIGDLTEVLLLFKTMRVEGLAPDRQTFGSVLSVVASRGELKLGMLVHGQILRGGFHLDAHIETSLIVAYLKGGNVDTAFRMFERSLDRDVVLWTAMISGLVQNDSANKALCVFRQMLNLGVKASSATMASVITACGQLGSIHLGASVHGYIMRQELSLDSAAQNSLVTMYAKCDHLDQSSIIFDRMSKRDLVSWNAIVSGYAQNGYVCKALLLFNEMRSDHQNPDSITIVSLLQGCASTGQLHLGRWIHSYVVRNILQSCILVDTSLVDMYWKCGDLDAAQRCFNRMPYQDLVSWSAIIAGYGYHGKGEIAFRLYSEFLKTGIKPNHVIFLSVLSCCSHNRLVDQGLSIYKSMSRDFGIAPNLEHHACVIDLLSRAGRVEEAYNLYRKVFLGPHLDVLGIILDACRAHGNKELGDAIANDILMLRPTNAGHYVQLAHCYAWINKWEEVGEVWNHMRSLGLRKIPGWSFIDIHGAITTFFTDHNSHPQFQEIVFTLKILRKQMIKMEERSLCI, encoded by the coding sequence ATGTACGCATTCAAACCAAAGATTCCCTACTCGTTGCTGCTGAAGTTCACTGCCTATAGAACAGTCAAAATCCGGTGGCTGATACtgttaccaccaccaccaccaccaccttcagCCACCGACACCCACTCATTCAATGGCCACATCAACTACCTTTCCTCCCAAGGTTCCGACCACCAAATCCTCCTCACCTATGCCTCTATGCTCCATTCCCAAGTTCCTTCTGATCCCTTCACCTTCCCCGCTCTCCTCAAAGCATGTTCATCCCTCAACCTCTTTTCCCTTGGCCTCCTCCTCCACCAACGCATCGTTCTTCTTGGCTTTTCCCGTGATTCTTACATAGCTTCTTCTTTGATTACTTTCTAtgtcaaattcgggttccctgatGTTGCTCGCAAAGTGTTCGACTTTATGCCTCAGAGAAACGTTGTCCCTTGGACTACCATTATTGGCTGCTATTCCCATGGTGGTCGTGTTCTTGAGGCTTTTTCCTTGTTTGGTGAGATGTGTTGCCAAGAAATTCGGCCCACTAGTGTTACATTGCTAAGCTTGCTATCTGGAATTTCAGAAATTGCTCAAGTGCAGTGTTTGCATGGCTGTGCGGTTTCACATGGGTTTATGGTTGATATGACCTTGTCAAATTCTCTATTGAATGTGTATGGGAAATGTGGAAGCATTGAGGAttctaggaagttgtttgatTACATGGAGCAAAGAGATTTAGTTTCTTGGAATTCGTTGATATCAGCCTATGCCCAGATTGGGGATCTGACTGAGGTTCTGCTGCTTTTTAAGACAATGAGGGTGGAAGGGTTAGCGCCTGATCGGCAGACTTTTGGGTCAGTGCTATCTGTGGTCGCATCAAGGGGGGAGTTGAAATTAGGAATGCTAGTTCATGGCCAGATTTTGAGAGGTGGTTTTCACTTGGATGCACATATTGAAACATCATTGATTGTAGCGTACTTGAAAGGTGGGAACGTTGACACTGCTTTCAGAATGTTTGAGAGGAGTTTGGATAGGGATGTAGTTTTGTGGACAGCCATGATATCAGGCCTTGTGCAGAATGATTCTGCTAATAAGGCACTGTGTGTGTTCCGCCAAATGTTGAATCTTGGAGTGAAGGCATCTAGTGCTACTATGGCCAGTGTAATTACAGCATGTGGTCAACTTGGGTCTATTCATTTGGGGGCATCCGTTCATGGTTACATAATGAGGCAAGAATTGTCATTGGATAGTGCCGCTCAAAACTCTCTTGTTACCATGTATGCAAAGTGTGATCACTTGGACCAGAGTTCAATTATATTTGATAGGATGAGCAAAAGAGATTTGGTTTCTTGGAACGCAATAGTTAGTGGATATGCACAAAATGGCTATGTATGTAAGGCATTGTTGCTTTTCAATGAAATGAGGAGTGATCATCAAAATCCTGATTCAATAACCATTGTCTCCCTCCTCCAAGGCTGCGCGTCAACTGGACAACTTCACTTGGGAAGATGGATACACAGCTATGTTGTAAGAAACATCCTTCAGTCGTGCATCTTAGTGGACACTTCTTTGGTAGACATGTACTGGAAATGTGGCGATTTGGATGCCGCCCAAAGGTGTTTCAACCGGATGCCATATCAGGACTTGGTGTCATGGAGTGCAATAATTGCAGGGTACGGCTATCATGGCAAAGGAGAAATTGCATTTAGGTTATACTCAGAGTTCCTGAAAACTGGGATTAAACCAAACCATGTGATTTTCTTGTCGGTTCTATCTTGTTGTAGTCATAATAGACTTGTAGACCAAGGATTGAGCATATACAAATCGATGAGTAGAGATTTTGGAATTGCACCCAATCTTGAACACCATGCTTGTGTGATTGATCTCCTCAGTCGAGCAGGGAGGGTCGAGGAGGCGTATAACCTGTACCGAAAAGTATTCTTAGGGCCTCATCTAGACGTTTTAGGCATAATCCTTGATGCATGTCGAGCACATGGTAATAAGGAACTTGGTGATGCAATTGCCAATGACATTCTCATGCTGAGGCCTACGAATGCAGGGCATTATGTACAACTTGCACATTGCTATGCTTGGATAAACAAGTGGGAAGAAGTGGGTGAGGTATGGAATCATATGAGATCTCTTGGATTGAGGAAAATTCCTGGCTGGAGTTTCATTGACATACATGGGGCCATAACTACATTTTTCACAGATCACAACTCACACCCCCAATTTCAAGAAATAGTGTTTACACTAAAAATTTTGAGGAAGCAAATGATCAAAATGGAGGAACGTTCATTGTGTATATAA